Within Pseudomonas alloputida, the genomic segment CTACGACCTGCGCAGAAGCGCATGAGCCGATCCCGAATCACCTGTTGCAACAAAAACAACAAGCTCAGGAGAAACAAACCATGCAAAGCCAAAGCCTGGCACCTCGCCGCTGGTGGTACATCATCCCGATTGTGTTCGTCACCTACAGCCTGGCGTACCTGGACCGCGCCAACTACGGCTTCGCCGCCGCCTCCGGCATGGCCGAAGACCTGCACATCACCCCGGTGCTGTCTTCGTTGTTGGGTGCGCTGTTCTTTCTCGGTTACTTCTTCTTCCAGGTGCCCGGCGCCATCTACGCTGAAAAGCGCAGCGTGAAGAAGCTCATCTTCGTCTGCCTGATCCTGTGGGGCGGCCTTGCCACGCTTACCGGCATGGTCAGCAACGTCTACATGCTGATCGGCATCCGCTTCCTGCTCGGGGTGGTGGAGGCTGCGGTCATGCCGGCCATGCTGGTGTACCTGTGCCATTGGTTCACCCGGGCCGAGCGTTCACGCGCCAACACCTTCCTGATGCTGGGCAACCCGGTGACCATTCTGTGGATGTCGGTGGTGTCCGGTTACCTGATCAAGCATTACGACTGGCGCTGGATGTTCATCATCGAAGGCCTGCCTGCCGTGATCTGGGCGTTCTTCTGGTGGCGCCTGGTGGATGACCGCCCGGCCCAGGTGGCTTGGCTGAGCGAGCAGGAAAAGGCCGCCCTGGCGCAGGCGCTGGCTGCCGAGCAGCAGGGTATCAAGCCTGTAAAGAACTACCGCGAAGCGTTCCGCTCGCCGCAAGTGATCATCCTGGCGCTGCAGTACTTCTGCTGGAGCATCGGCGTGTATGGCTTCGTGCTGTGGCTGCCGTCGATCCTCAAGCAGGCGGCGAACGTCGATATCGTGCAGGCCGGCTGGCTGGCCTCGGTGCCTTACCTGGCGGCGGTGCTGGCAATGGTGGGCGTGTCCTGGGCGTCCGACCGCCTGCAAAAGCGCAAGCGCTTCGTCTGGCCGCCGCTGCTGATTGCCGCGTTGGCGTTCTATGGTTCCTACGCCTTGGGCAGCGAGCATTTCTGGCTGTCGTATGCATTGCTGGTGGTCGCTGGTGCCTGCATGTACGCCCCTTATGGCCCGTTCTTCGCGATCGTGCCCGAGATCCTGCCGGCCAACGTCGCAGGCGGCGCCATGGCGCTGATCAACAGCATGGGGGCGCTGGGCTCGTTTGGCGGCTCGTGGCTGGTGGGCTACCTCAATGGGGCTACGGGCGGGCCCGGCGCCTCTTACCTGTTCATGTGTGGTGCGCTGCTGACTGCAGTGGCGCTTACCGCTGCGCTCAATACTTCCCAGACCTCTGGCCGGGCAAAGCGCGATAGCTCGCGTCTGGCCATGAACCATTAGGAAACCTGCAATGAAGAAGCGAATCGTCCTGTATAAACGCCTGTCCGACGACTTGATGGCACGCCTGCAAGATCGCGTCGAGGTGACCTGGGTGGACACCACCCAGCCCGATGCCCTGGCCCGCCTGCGCGATGCGTTACCGGGGGCGCACGGGTTGTTGGGGGCCAGCCTGCGCCTGGATGCCAGCCTGCTCGACCTTGCCCCGCAACTGGAAGTGGTGTCGAGCGTTTCGGTAGGCGTGGACAACTACGACATTGCTGAACTCAGCAGGCGTGGTGTGATGCTCACCAACACGCCCGACGTGTTGACCGAAACCACGGCCGACACAGGCTTTGCCTTGATCCTGGCTACCGCCAGGCGGGTGGTGGAGCTGGCGAACTGGGTGCGTGACGGCCGTTGGCAGGCCAACCTGGGGCCGGCGCATTTTGGCAGTGATGTGCATGGCAAGACGCTAGGCATCGTCGGCATGGGCCGCATTGGCGAGGCCCTGGCCCGGCGCGCGGCCGCTGGTTTTGGCATGCGCGTGCTGTATCACAGCCAGCGTGCCAAGCCCGAGGTGGAAGCACGCTATGCCGCATGCCAGTGCAGCCTGGATGAGCTGTTGCAGCAGGCAGATTTCGTTTGCCTGACGGTGCCATTGAGCGCCAGCACCGAAGGCCTGATAGGCGCACGGGAACTTGCGTTGATGAAGCCTGACGCAATACTGGTGAACATCTCACGCGGGCGTGTGGTGGATGAGCAGGCGCTGATCGAAGCGCTGCGGGCCAGGCGCATCCGCGGTGCGGGGCTGGACGTGTTCGTGCACGAGCCACTGCCGATCGACTCGCCGCTGTTGCAGCTGGATAACGTGGTAGCGACCCCGCATATCGGCTCGGCGACCGAGGAAACCCGCCAGGCCATGGCGCGTTGCGCGGTGGACAACCTGCTCAGCGCGCTGGCCGGTGAGCGGCCGGTAAACCTGGTCAACGGCTGACGCGCCCCCGCTCCCACAGGGGCCGCGCAGCCTTTGAAACGGTCAGCGGCAGTTGCCTGCCTTGCGATACCCCGCTGCCTGCGCTTCACCTTCGTTTGCGAAGGTAACCTGGTTCTTCGCTGTAACCTGGTTGTAGCCCGGGCAGCCGACTGACAGGTGATAGACGTGGCTGTTGCGGTTGCCAAGCACGGCGCCGACCGAACCGGCGCTGGCCAGGCTTGGTTTGGCCTCTGGCTTGGCTGCGTTTACCGGCACCGCCTCTACCACGCCGCTGCCAACCGGCTTGTAGCCGGCAGTCCACTTGCGTTCGCCGCTTACGAACGGGTTGGCATGGCCCATGATCGCGGCAATGCGCCGGTCGCGTTCTTTCTCCCAGGCCGACACGGGGTGTTGCTTGTCCCAGGCCATCAGCAGCTGTTGCTGTTGGCGCGACATGTTCAGCTTGTAGCGGTCGAACATGTAGAACGTGGTGCGGGCCACCAGGCCTTTGACTTCGTCACGCGGTTCGGCGGTGCGCTGGACGAAATCGACCTTGGTGGTGCATTGGCCGTATTCGCCGGCATTGCCAGTGACCATGCCGTAGTTGAAGTTGCTGCGGTCACCGTTGACCTCACCCACGGCCGGGTAAAGGTTGAACAGGTCGGCCTCCATGGCGCGGAACACCGGGTCGTTGTCCACGCAGTGCTCACGGCCGCCGTTCTTCCAGCACTGGCGCTGGTTGCCGAAGGTGTGGGCGGGCACGATGTGTTCCCACTCGGTGCGTTCGGCACGGTTCTGCTGCTTGCGTGTCTGGTAACCACACGAGGCAGCGTCGATGCGCCCGCCAGACTTGCCCACCCAGGTCCATTTGCAACCGCAGTACAGGTCGCCCATGGCACTGCTGGCCTGGTCCAGGTAGACCTTCTGCTTGGCCACCACCTTGGCTTCGGTGAAGGTGGCCGGCGGGTTGGCCAGAGCGGGGAGGGTAAAGGAAAATAATAAGGTTACGGCGTAAAGCAGTGATTTCATGGGGAAAACATATTTCAGGTTGGGCCGGGCATTGTAATGGTTTCCCCGGGGCTGACCAGCTCGCGGAGCCATACCAATGGTCGGCCAGGGTCGTCGCTGCCCATACGGCTGAATGTGGCTGAGTCGAGCATGTCCCGCACCTCGGTGCCCATGCGCAGCAGGTGCTCGACGAAACCGGCACCGACGTCACCGTAGTCCTCCAGGGAAACCCCGCTCTGGTTGTGCTGGATTGCCAGGTGGTAATGACTGACACCATCGCCGTTGCCGCTACCGCCCAGTACCACCGTGAAGCGTGGGCCAAGCAGGGTGGCCAGGCGTTCCTGCACCAGATCGAGCAGGGCGACGGGTATTTCATTTTCGCGCAGTGATGTAGGGAAACAGGGTGTGAACGGAGGCATGAGGGTGTCCTGCTGGGCGGGGTTCGAGTGCTGGCCAGCTTAGGCAAGGTGACTGTCAACTTGGGTAAAGCGGGGGTAAAAGCGGGTAATGCTCAACCCCCGTGCTGCGCGGTTCATTTCAAGAGCAGCATCAGAAGGTCTGCCCTAACGAGAACTGGAACACCTGGGTTTCGGCGTTATCCGGCTTTTTCAATGGCGCCGCCAGGCTGAAACTCAGCGGCCCCATCGGGCTGTACCAGGTCACGCCAACCCCCAGCGACACAGCCATCTGCGCCAGGTCGACGCTGCCGCAGCCTTGGGTGGTGGACAGGTAGCAGGTGTCGGCATACACGTTGCCGGCATCGACGAACACCGAGCTGCGCAGTTGGCTCTGGTCCTTCACGAAGGGCAGCGGGAACAGGTACTCGGCACCGCCGGTAATCAGGATATTGCCCCCCAGCACATCGGTGTCGCGGTCGGAATAGTAAGCCTGTCCAGCGTTGGAATAGGCCCCGGTAGCCGGTGTGCTGCGCGGGCCGAGGGTGCCGTCCTTGAACCCGCGTACCGACCCCTGCCCACCGGCGTTGTAGCTTTCATAGAACGGCAAGCCGTCGGTGGAGCCATAGCCGTTGCCGTAGCCCAGGTTGGTGTGCAGGCGCAGCGTGGTGTTGCTGGTCACCGGCAGGAAAGCCTGGCCGTTGTAGTCGAGTTTGTAGAACGACAGGTCGCTGCCAGGGGTGGTAGCCATCAGCGTCAGGCTCTGCGAGTGGCCCCGGGTGGCCAGTACGCCTTTGTTGAGGGTAGATTCCGACCAACCGATCGACGCCTTGAGGTTGTTGAAGCTCTTGCCTTCGCGGGAGATGAAATCGTAGATCTCGTCAGCGCTGTAGGTGCCGGGCGAAATGTCGTCGTGCTGCAGGGTCAGGCCGTAGGTCAGGCGCGAGGTTTCGTTGATCGGGTAGCCAAAGCTGACCCCGGCGCCGTAGCTGTTGATTGCATAGTACGAAACACCATCGTCGTAGTAATCGCTGTAGTCGGTGCTGTTGTAGAACAGGTTGTAGCCCAGGCTGACACCGTCGGCGGTGAAGTAGGGATCGACGAAGCCGAAGTTGTACTTGGTCTGGTATTCCGAACGGGTCAGGCCGATGGATACCTTGTTACCGGTACCGAGGAAGTTGCTCTGGCTGATCGAACCACCCAGGATCAGGCCGGCGCTCTGGGCGAAACCGACGCTGGCGGTGATCGAGCCGGAGGCCTGCTCTTCGACGCTGTAGTTGACGTCGACCTGGTCGTCGGTGCCAGGCACCTGCGGGGTCTCGACGTTGACTTCCTTGAAGAAGCCCAGGCGCTCAAGACGGGTCTTGGACTGGTCGATCAGGTAGGTCGACGCCCAGCCGCCTTCCATCTGGCGCATTTCGCGACGCAGCACTTCGTCTTCGGTCTTGGTGTTGCCGCGGTAGTTGATGCGGTTGACGTAGGCACGCTTGCCCGGGTCGACCACGAACATGATGTCGACCGTGTGGTCCTGGTCGTTGGGTTGCGGCACGCCGTTGACGTTAGCGAAGGTGTAGCCTTCGTTACCCAGCCGGCGGGTGATCAGCTCGGACGTGGTGGTCATCACCTTGCGCGAGAATACCTGCCCCGGCTGCACCAGCAGCAGCGACTTGACCTGGTCTTCCGGCACCTTGAGGTCACCGGACAGCTTCACGTCGCGAACGGTGTATTTCTCGCCTTCGTTGATGTTGACGGTGATGTAGACGTGCTTCTTGTCCGGCGTGATGGACACCTGGGTGGAGGCGATGTCCATGTTGATGTAGCCGCGGTCCAGGTAGTAGGAACGCAGGCGCTCCAGGTCACCGGAGAGTTTTTCACGGGCGTACTTGTCGTCGTTCTTGAAGAACGACAGCCAGTTGGTGGTCTTCAGCTCGAACAGCTGCCCCAGGGTCTCATCATCGAATACGTTGTTGCCAACGATGTTGATGTGCTGGATGGCGGCGACGGTGCCTTCGTTGATCTTGATCTTCAGCGCCACACGGTTGCGCGGCTGCGGCACCACCTCGGCGTCGACCTCGGCCGAGTAGCGGCCTTGGGCCACGTACTGGCGCTGCAGCTCGTTACGCACACCTTCGAGGGTGGCACGCTGGAAGATCTCGCCTTCGGCCAGGCCCGATTGCTTCAGGCCCTTCATCAGGTCTTCGGTGCTGATCGCCTTGTTGCCTTCAATCTCGATGCTCGACACCGACGGGCGCTCGACCACGTTGATGATCAGCACATTGCCATCGCGGCTCAACTGGATGTCCTGGAAGAACCCGGTCTTGAACAGGGAACGCGTCGAGTCCACCAGGCGGCGGTCGTCAGCCTGGTCGCCGACGTTCAGCGGCAAGGCACCGAACACACTGCCAGCGGAAACCCGCTGCAGGCCGTTGACGCGAATGTCGGCGATCCTGAACGGTGAGGCCTGGGCCAACGTGGCTTTCAGCAGCAGGATGGAGAGCAACAGGCGCGGGTAGTTCATCGGGGTTTCCAGACAAGCGGATTCGGAGGGCAGCAAGCGCGGGCGACCCGCAAGCAGCGGGCGATGAGGATACGGGCGGGCTGTGTACGGCGCGGTTAGCCGAGGGTAAAGATGTGTAAAGTCCGACCGGGCGGCAGTGACAGTGCCGGCTTGCAGGGCGATCATTGCACCCCCTGCAACTGCGATATCTGGCCCTGATGATCCCTGTGCTGCTGGTCGACGACGACCGCGAACTGACTGAAATGCTCTCTTTGTACCTGGCGCGCGAAGGCTTCCAGGCAACGGCCGCGGACACGGGTGAGGAAGGCGAGACCCTGGCGTTGTCCGGCCATTTCCAGGTGGTGGTGCTGGACGTGATGTTGCCAGGCATCTCCGGTATCGAGGTGCTGCGCCGCGTGCGTGCACGTAGTCAGGTGCCGGTGCTGCTGCTGACAGCACGCGGTGACAACATCGACCGCATTGCCGGCCTGGAGCTGGGGGCCGATGACTATGTGCCCAAGCCCAGCTCTCCCGGTGAGCTGGTGGCACGCCTGCGGGCAATACTGCGTCGCGTGCAGCCATACCTGATGGGTGAAACCAGCGCGCCCGAGGTACCTGAACAGGTACGCAGTGGCGCATTGAAAATGTGGCCGGGGCGGCGCGAGGCGCGCTGGGGCGCAGCCACGCTGGAATTGACCGGCTCCGAGTTCAGCCTGCTCGAAGCCCTGGCGCGCCAGGCCGGTCAGCTGGTCAGCAAGCAGGACCTGTCGCTCAATGCCCTGGGCCGGCCGCTGACCCGTTATGACCGACGCATCGACGTGCACGTCAGCAGCATCCGGCAAAAACTTGGCCCGCGTGCCGATGGCAGCAGCTGGATCCAGAGCGTGCGCGGCATGGGCTACATGCTGATCGTCGAATGATGCGCCGGCGTCTGTTCTGGAAGCTGTTCCTGGCCTTCTGGCTTGCCAATACCCTGACCTTCCTGGTGGGGGCGGGGGCCTTCATGCTCAATGAGCTGCGCGGCGATACCCCCGGGCTGCGTTCGCTGCTGGCCACCGAGCTGCAAATGCTCGAACGGCATGGCGAGCGGGCCGGCCGCCAGTTGCTTGACGTGTCGCCACAGCCGCAGGATGTGCAAGTAGGCCTTTACGACGATCAAGACCGCTTGCTGGCTGGCCAAACGGTGCACGTGGCGCGCTTCGAGCAGGCACTGCTCGACCGTGACGGCCGCCCACTGGTGCTGCGCGCTTCGGTGGCCACCCGTGTCGGTATGGCACCGCGCCCACGCAACCTTGGCCCGTTCGTGACTGGGGCGGTGATGAGCGCGCTGTTCGCGCTGTTGTGCAGCTTTTACCTGACCCGGCCGCTGACCTGGCTGCGCGAGGCCATGGGCCAGGTTGCCCAAGGCCGTTTCGATGTGCGGGTCAGGCCGCGGCTGGGCAAGCGCCGTGACGAAATCGTCGACCTGGCCGAGGACTGTGACCGCATGGCCGGCCAGCTCAAGGCCCTGGTGCAGGCCCAGCAGAACCTGCTGCATGATATTTCCCATGAGCTGCGCTCACCACTTACCCGCATGCATGCCGCCATAGGCCTGATGCGCCAGCAACCCGACCGGCCCGACATGCTGGAGCGGGTCGAGCGCGAGTCGCGGCGCATGGACGACCTGATCGAGCAACTGCTGACCCTGGCCCGTGCCCAGTCCCGTCAAGGCAACAGTGACTTCGCCAGCGTGGATGTGGTCGAACTGCTGGCGCAGATCGTCGAGGATGCCCGTTTCGAGGCAGGCATGAAGCAGTGCCAGGTGTCCTTGCTGGCTCAGGGCGCGTTTCTCATGCATGGCCATGAAGAACTCCTGTACCGGGCCTTCGAGAACGTCATCCGCAATGCCGTGCGCTACACGAAGCCCGGCACGGCGGTATTGGTGGAGGCCGCACCGGCACCAGGTGGGCAATGGTTGCAGGTGTGCGTCAGCGACCATGGCCCGGGCGTCGACCCGGCGCGCCTGCAGCGCATCTTCGAACCGTTCGACCGTGGCACCGACAGCAGCGATGGCTTCGGCCTGGGGCTGGCGATCGCCCAGCGTGCCATCGCCTTGCACGGTGGCAGCATCACC encodes:
- the bamA gene encoding outer membrane protein assembly factor BamA, whose translation is MNYPRLLLSILLLKATLAQASPFRIADIRVNGLQRVSAGSVFGALPLNVGDQADDRRLVDSTRSLFKTGFFQDIQLSRDGNVLIINVVERPSVSSIEIEGNKAISTEDLMKGLKQSGLAEGEIFQRATLEGVRNELQRQYVAQGRYSAEVDAEVVPQPRNRVALKIKINEGTVAAIQHINIVGNNVFDDETLGQLFELKTTNWLSFFKNDDKYAREKLSGDLERLRSYYLDRGYINMDIASTQVSITPDKKHVYITVNINEGEKYTVRDVKLSGDLKVPEDQVKSLLLVQPGQVFSRKVMTTTSELITRRLGNEGYTFANVNGVPQPNDQDHTVDIMFVVDPGKRAYVNRINYRGNTKTEDEVLRREMRQMEGGWASTYLIDQSKTRLERLGFFKEVNVETPQVPGTDDQVDVNYSVEEQASGSITASVGFAQSAGLILGGSISQSNFLGTGNKVSIGLTRSEYQTKYNFGFVDPYFTADGVSLGYNLFYNSTDYSDYYDDGVSYYAINSYGAGVSFGYPINETSRLTYGLTLQHDDISPGTYSADEIYDFISREGKSFNNLKASIGWSESTLNKGVLATRGHSQSLTLMATTPGSDLSFYKLDYNGQAFLPVTSNTTLRLHTNLGYGNGYGSTDGLPFYESYNAGGQGSVRGFKDGTLGPRSTPATGAYSNAGQAYYSDRDTDVLGGNILITGGAEYLFPLPFVKDQSQLRSSVFVDAGNVYADTCYLSTTQGCGSVDLAQMAVSLGVGVTWYSPMGPLSFSLAAPLKKPDNAETQVFQFSLGQTF
- a CDS encoding endonuclease, translated to MKSLLYAVTLLFSFTLPALANPPATFTEAKVVAKQKVYLDQASSAMGDLYCGCKWTWVGKSGGRIDAASCGYQTRKQQNRAERTEWEHIVPAHTFGNQRQCWKNGGREHCVDNDPVFRAMEADLFNLYPAVGEVNGDRSNFNYGMVTGNAGEYGQCTTKVDFVQRTAEPRDEVKGLVARTTFYMFDRYKLNMSRQQQQLLMAWDKQHPVSAWEKERDRRIAAIMGHANPFVSGERKWTAGYKPVGSGVVEAVPVNAAKPEAKPSLASAGSVGAVLGNRNSHVYHLSVGCPGYNQVTAKNQVTFANEGEAQAAGYRKAGNCR
- a CDS encoding HAMP domain-containing sensor histidine kinase, with amino-acid sequence MMRRRLFWKLFLAFWLANTLTFLVGAGAFMLNELRGDTPGLRSLLATELQMLERHGERAGRQLLDVSPQPQDVQVGLYDDQDRLLAGQTVHVARFEQALLDRDGRPLVLRASVATRVGMAPRPRNLGPFVTGAVMSALFALLCSFYLTRPLTWLREAMGQVAQGRFDVRVRPRLGKRRDEIVDLAEDCDRMAGQLKALVQAQQNLLHDISHELRSPLTRMHAAIGLMRQQPDRPDMLERVERESRRMDDLIEQLLTLARAQSRQGNSDFASVDVVELLAQIVEDARFEAGMKQCQVSLLAQGAFLMHGHEELLYRAFENVIRNAVRYTKPGTAVLVEAAPAPGGQWLQVCVSDHGPGVDPARLQRIFEPFDRGTDSSDGFGLGLAIAQRAIALHGGSITALAAATGGLRVRIELPQAIAT
- a CDS encoding response regulator transcription factor; translated protein: MIPVLLVDDDRELTEMLSLYLAREGFQATAADTGEEGETLALSGHFQVVVLDVMLPGISGIEVLRRVRARSQVPVLLLTARGDNIDRIAGLELGADDYVPKPSSPGELVARLRAILRRVQPYLMGETSAPEVPEQVRSGALKMWPGRREARWGAATLELTGSEFSLLEALARQAGQLVSKQDLSLNALGRPLTRYDRRIDVHVSSIRQKLGPRADGSSWIQSVRGMGYMLIVE
- a CDS encoding MFS transporter — protein: MQSQSLAPRRWWYIIPIVFVTYSLAYLDRANYGFAAASGMAEDLHITPVLSSLLGALFFLGYFFFQVPGAIYAEKRSVKKLIFVCLILWGGLATLTGMVSNVYMLIGIRFLLGVVEAAVMPAMLVYLCHWFTRAERSRANTFLMLGNPVTILWMSVVSGYLIKHYDWRWMFIIEGLPAVIWAFFWWRLVDDRPAQVAWLSEQEKAALAQALAAEQQGIKPVKNYREAFRSPQVIILALQYFCWSIGVYGFVLWLPSILKQAANVDIVQAGWLASVPYLAAVLAMVGVSWASDRLQKRKRFVWPPLLIAALAFYGSYALGSEHFWLSYALLVVAGACMYAPYGPFFAIVPEILPANVAGGAMALINSMGALGSFGGSWLVGYLNGATGGPGASYLFMCGALLTAVALTAALNTSQTSGRAKRDSSRLAMNH
- a CDS encoding 2-hydroxyacid dehydrogenase, producing the protein MKKRIVLYKRLSDDLMARLQDRVEVTWVDTTQPDALARLRDALPGAHGLLGASLRLDASLLDLAPQLEVVSSVSVGVDNYDIAELSRRGVMLTNTPDVLTETTADTGFALILATARRVVELANWVRDGRWQANLGPAHFGSDVHGKTLGIVGMGRIGEALARRAAAGFGMRVLYHSQRAKPEVEARYAACQCSLDELLQQADFVCLTVPLSASTEGLIGARELALMKPDAILVNISRGRVVDEQALIEALRARRIRGAGLDVFVHEPLPIDSPLLQLDNVVATPHIGSATEETRQAMARCAVDNLLSALAGERPVNLVNG